In Candidatus Bathyarchaeota archaeon, a single genomic region encodes these proteins:
- a CDS encoding isoleucine--tRNA ligase produces MVGKLNKKFSLKYYEEEILEWWNKEKIYLKAKKAGKGEKFYFLDGPPYVTNPPHVGTAWNKILKDVIIRFKRMKGFNVRDQPGYDCHGLPIEVKVEEELGIKSKKEIEEKISVQAFIKKCREYAEENAKIQTEVFKNLGVWMNWDNPYLTLKNDYMESVWWTIKKAYEKGLLKKDLKVVHWCPRCETALSGYEVTDEYRNVKDYSIYVKFQVENEENKFILIWTTTPWTLPANVAVMIHPEEYYVEAESEGEVYILAEARCEAVFNEIGKEFNIFKRVKGEHLIGLKYKPPLLNEVPLQAQVKNAHKIVASKKYVNMNEGTGCVHCAPGHGEEDFEVGLEYDLPIVSPVESSGRFTQEAGKYAGKYVKEANPIIIDDLKSKKLLFYATTIEHPYPHCWRCKTPLILKATEQWFIKVSEYKDKLLEENEKVTWVPEWAGKKRFKDWLLGARDWVLSRQRFWGIPIPIWVCEKCGKKEVIGSINELKSKALSFPKKIELHRDCVDEIYLKCSCNGRMKRIPDIMDVWMDSGAASWASLSYPKNNRGFKKWWPADIIIEAHDQTRGWFYTQLCAGVLAFDKSPYKTVLMHGHALDSFGQKMSKSLGNFVSPDDVIAKYGRDALRLCELQNTTWEDFRFSWFSIEECWRTLHIIWNIYAFASIYMNLDKFQPCKWPIKKLYKKMRIEDKWIISKTESLKVKVTEFLEKFEVHSALKELLNYAIEDLSRWYIKLVRRRFWQEKESIDKLTAYSTLYYALKNWLILAAPFIPFTSEKLYRDVIFPSEKGKLSIHMCKWPKVEEKLINKEYEEQMDLVKKVVETALSARQTLKIKLRQPVKRIIIVTGDLKIKNSLIKLKNIILEQVNSKAIEFTSLEDEEKLKNIFAIPKFDALGPVFKTKTSEIAEGIRRENGWNIIKSFKEKGFYEFSLNGEKIKITPEMVSFKEEMLKGFAEGNFIDGRVYVDGELTEELILEGFAKDVIRRIQEMRGEIDLPVDAFISVYIKSPSKKEEEWIKAQENYIKEEVRAKEIIFEIPKDQKLELEKQWDIEGKMFKIAIKMEKMR; encoded by the coding sequence ATCGTTGGAAAGCTTAACAAAAAGTTTTCTTTAAAATATTATGAAGAAGAAATTTTGGAGTGGTGGAATAAAGAAAAAATTTATCTGAAGGCTAAAAAAGCTGGTAAAGGAGAGAAATTCTATTTTCTAGATGGGCCTCCTTACGTAACTAACCCACCTCATGTAGGTACAGCCTGGAATAAAATATTGAAGGATGTTATAATTAGATTTAAAAGAATGAAGGGGTTTAATGTTAGAGATCAACCTGGATATGATTGTCATGGTTTACCTATAGAAGTTAAGGTTGAAGAAGAGCTTGGAATAAAATCTAAAAAAGAAATAGAAGAAAAAATTTCTGTCCAAGCTTTTATTAAAAAATGCAGGGAATACGCTGAAGAAAACGCTAAAATTCAAACGGAAGTCTTCAAGAATTTAGGTGTATGGATGAATTGGGATAACCCATATTTAACTTTAAAAAACGATTATATGGAGTCTGTGTGGTGGACTATAAAAAAAGCTTATGAAAAAGGCTTGCTTAAAAAAGATTTAAAAGTAGTTCATTGGTGTCCTAGATGCGAAACAGCTTTATCAGGGTATGAGGTTACTGATGAATATAGAAACGTAAAAGATTACTCGATTTATGTTAAGTTTCAAGTGGAAAATGAAGAAAACAAGTTTATTCTCATTTGGACTACAACTCCATGGACGCTTCCAGCAAACGTCGCTGTAATGATTCATCCTGAAGAATACTATGTTGAAGCTGAATCTGAAGGTGAAGTTTATATTTTAGCTGAGGCGCGTTGCGAAGCAGTATTTAATGAAATTGGAAAAGAGTTTAACATCTTTAAACGAGTTAAAGGAGAGCATTTAATAGGTTTAAAATATAAACCTCCACTTTTAAATGAAGTCCCTCTTCAAGCTCAAGTTAAAAACGCTCATAAAATTGTTGCATCAAAAAAATATGTGAACATGAATGAGGGAACAGGATGCGTTCATTGCGCCCCTGGGCATGGAGAAGAAGATTTTGAAGTAGGCTTAGAATATGATTTGCCTATAGTTTCCCCTGTAGAGTCTTCTGGAAGATTTACTCAAGAAGCTGGAAAATATGCTGGAAAATATGTTAAAGAAGCAAACCCAATAATAATTGATGACTTAAAAAGCAAGAAGCTGCTTTTTTACGCTACTACAATAGAGCATCCTTACCCTCATTGCTGGCGTTGCAAAACTCCATTAATTCTTAAAGCTACAGAGCAATGGTTTATTAAAGTTTCTGAATATAAAGATAAACTTCTTGAAGAGAATGAAAAAGTTACATGGGTTCCAGAGTGGGCTGGAAAAAAAAGATTTAAGGATTGGCTTTTAGGCGCTAGAGATTGGGTGCTTTCTAGACAAAGATTTTGGGGCATACCAATACCAATTTGGGTTTGCGAGAAATGCGGTAAAAAAGAGGTAATAGGCTCAATAAATGAACTTAAATCTAAAGCTTTAAGCTTTCCAAAAAAAATTGAGTTGCATAGAGATTGCGTAGATGAAATTTATCTAAAATGCAGTTGCAATGGTAGAATGAAGAGAATTCCTGACATAATGGATGTTTGGATGGATTCTGGAGCAGCTTCCTGGGCTAGTTTAAGTTATCCAAAAAATAATAGGGGATTTAAAAAATGGTGGCCTGCTGATATTATTATTGAAGCTCACGATCAAACTAGAGGATGGTTTTATACTCAGTTATGCGCGGGAGTATTAGCTTTTGATAAAAGCCCATATAAAACTGTTTTAATGCATGGTCATGCATTAGATTCATTTGGGCAAAAAATGAGTAAATCATTAGGGAATTTTGTTTCACCAGATGATGTAATAGCTAAATATGGACGGGATGCTTTAAGATTATGTGAATTACAAAACACAACTTGGGAAGACTTCAGGTTTTCTTGGTTTAGTATAGAAGAATGCTGGAGAACTCTTCATATAATATGGAATATATACGCTTTTGCAAGCATATATATGAATCTTGATAAATTTCAACCATGTAAATGGCCTATAAAAAAGCTTTATAAAAAAATGAGAATTGAAGATAAATGGATAATATCTAAAACTGAAAGCTTAAAAGTTAAAGTAACAGAGTTTCTTGAAAAATTTGAAGTTCACTCCGCTTTAAAAGAACTTTTAAATTACGCTATTGAAGATTTAAGCAGATGGTACATTAAGCTTGTTAGAAGAAGGTTTTGGCAAGAGAAAGAAAGTATAGATAAATTAACAGCTTACTCAACCTTATACTACGCTTTAAAAAACTGGTTAATTTTAGCCGCTCCATTTATTCCGTTCACTTCAGAGAAGCTTTATAGAGATGTTATATTTCCAAGCGAGAAAGGGAAATTAAGCATACATATGTGTAAATGGCCTAAAGTTGAGGAAAAGCTTATTAACAAAGAATATGAAGAACAAATGGATTTAGTTAAAAAAGTTGTTGAAACTGCTTTAAGCGCTAGACAAACATTAAAAATAAAGCTTAGGCAGCCTGTAAAAAGAATCATAATTGTAACTGGAGACTTAAAAATAAAAAACAGCTTAATTAAATTAAAGAATATAATTTTAGAGCAAGTAAACTCTAAAGCAATCGAGTTCACTTCTTTAGAAGATGAAGAAAAATTAAAAAATATTTTTGCAATCCCTAAATTTGATGCGTTAGGTCCAGTGTTTAAAACTAAAACTAGTGAGATAGCTGAAGGAATAAGAAGAGAAAATGGATGGAATATTATTAAAAGCTTTAAAGAAAAAGGTTTTTATGAGTTTTCATTAAATGGAGAAAAAATAAAAATTACTCCTGAAATGGTGTCTTTTAAAGAGGAAATGCTTAAAGGATTTGCTGAAGGCAACTTCATTGATGGAAGAGTATATGTTGACGGAGAGTTAACTGAAGAGTTAATTTTAGAAGGATTCGCTAAAGATGTGATTAGAAGAATTCAAGAAATGCGAGGAGAAATAGATCTTCCAGTTGACGCTTTTATTTCAGTTTACATTAAATCTCCAAGCAAAAAAGAGGAGGAATGGATTAAAGCTCAAGAAAACTATATTAAAGAAGAGGTAAGAGCTAAAGAAATAATTTTTGAAATTCCTAAAGATCAGAAGCTTGAGCTTGAAAAGCAATGGGATATAGAAGGAAAAATGTTTAAAATAGCGATAAAAATGGAGAAGATGCGATGA
- a CDS encoding ATP-NAD kinase family protein, translated as MKCLGFIVNPIAGIGGAVGLKGSDGKEVVNKAFSLGAKLISPERAKQFLLELKKLDLKFKLYTGAGLMGEKEAKECELTPTLVFGEEKNETSAEDTKKIALAMKDNNVNLLVFCGGDGTAKDIMDAVNLKVPVLGIPSGVKMHSGVFATNPKVGAKIVKDFFNNQLSLTECEVMDIDEEAFRRGEVSAKLYGYLKVPSEKFFIQQVKSSVPLVESEQENRKAIAKYLIEEMEDDCIYIIGPGSTTKTIFELLNLEKTLLGVDIILNKKVIAKDANEKEILKILSENSKVKIIVTPIGGQGYIFGRGNQQISPTVIKKVGKENIIVIATKSKLQTLNPKRLLVDTGNPELDEELKGYIKVVTDYKEETIIRVE; from the coding sequence ATGAAATGTTTAGGTTTTATAGTGAATCCTATAGCAGGTATTGGAGGCGCTGTAGGGTTAAAAGGCTCTGATGGAAAAGAAGTTGTTAATAAAGCGTTCTCTCTTGGCGCTAAATTAATTTCGCCAGAGAGAGCAAAACAATTTTTGCTAGAGTTAAAAAAGCTTGATTTAAAGTTTAAGCTTTATACAGGGGCAGGATTAATGGGTGAGAAAGAAGCTAAAGAATGCGAGTTAACACCAACTCTTGTTTTTGGTGAAGAAAAAAATGAGACTAGCGCTGAAGATACTAAGAAAATAGCTTTAGCAATGAAGGATAATAATGTTAATCTTTTAGTTTTTTGTGGTGGAGATGGAACTGCAAAAGATATTATGGATGCTGTAAATTTAAAGGTTCCAGTTTTAGGGATTCCTTCAGGAGTAAAAATGCATTCAGGGGTTTTCGCTACAAACCCTAAGGTTGGAGCTAAAATTGTCAAAGACTTTTTTAACAATCAATTATCGTTAACTGAATGTGAAGTTATGGATATTGATGAAGAAGCATTTAGGCGAGGAGAGGTTTCAGCTAAACTTTATGGATATTTAAAGGTTCCTTCAGAAAAATTTTTTATCCAACAAGTTAAATCATCTGTTCCATTAGTTGAAAGTGAACAAGAGAATAGAAAGGCGATAGCTAAATATTTAATTGAAGAAATGGAGGATGATTGCATTTACATAATTGGCCCAGGCTCAACAACAAAAACCATTTTTGAATTGCTTAATCTTGAAAAAACTCTTCTAGGTGTGGATATTATTCTTAATAAAAAAGTTATCGCTAAAGATGCTAATGAAAAAGAAATTTTAAAAATATTAAGCGAAAACTCTAAAGTTAAAATTATAGTTACACCAATCGGTGGTCAAGGATATATATTTGGTAGGGGAAATCAACAAATTAGCCCAACTGTAATAAAAAAAGTGGGGAAAGAAAACATAATCGTTATAGCTACTAAAAGTAAGCTTCAAACTTTAAATCCTAAAAGATTGCTTGTTGATACGGGGAATCCAGAATTAGATGAAGAATTGAAAGGTTACATTAAAGTTGTAACAGATTATAAAGAGGAAACAATAATAAGGGTTGAATAA
- the gcvH gene encoding glycine cleavage system protein GcvH, whose amino-acid sequence MKVGEYEVVEGLYYTKEHEWLKIEGDLCRIGLCDYAQKSLHEIVFVDLPKVGAKATQMQSIGSVESVKAVAEIFSPISGEIVEVNVKLENNPELLNESPYSDGWVALIKPSSLQEELENLMDAKGYAEFLKSIIEKE is encoded by the coding sequence ATGAAGGTTGGAGAATATGAGGTTGTTGAAGGTTTATATTACACTAAAGAGCATGAATGGCTTAAAATTGAAGGAGATTTATGCAGAATCGGGCTTTGCGACTATGCTCAAAAATCGCTTCATGAAATCGTTTTTGTAGATTTACCTAAAGTTGGAGCTAAAGCAACTCAAATGCAAAGCATAGGAAGCGTTGAATCAGTTAAAGCTGTAGCTGAAATTTTTTCTCCAATCTCTGGAGAAATAGTTGAAGTAAATGTTAAGCTTGAGAATAATCCAGAGCTTCTTAATGAAAGCCCGTATAGCGATGGGTGGGTTGCTTTAATTAAACCTTCTAGCCTTCAAGAAGAACTTGAAAACTTAATGGATGCTAAAGGCTATGCTGAATTTTTAAAATCTATTATTGAAAAAGAATAA
- the gcvT gene encoding glycine cleavage system aminomethyltransferase GcvT produces MINKTQIYEFHKENGKLIEFAGFEMPVWYKGIIQECLAVRNAAGIFDVSHMGRAFIYGEEDEEFLNYLTPIDVSMLKPGIGHYSVMCNEQGGIIDDLILLKLEDKFLMVFNASNRVKDLSWMQKQTEGFKVKIDHVSEQIAMFAIQGPKAREIVQKIAKENVYEIPRFGVGELTLNGVKCFASGTGYTGEDGFEIFVLDASIEKPQNAFKVWNSLLKAGESFGLEPCGLGSRDVLRLEAGMCLYGSDIDESTTPFEAKISWVVKLNKKSNFIGRKVLEKQKAEGIKRCRIGLKLKDKGIPRHGYEILKDNEIIGKVTSGTLSPILNIGVAMGYVPVEYANIGEALQIKIRDKLVDAEVVNIPFYDTAKYGWKREK; encoded by the coding sequence ATGATTAATAAAACACAAATCTACGAGTTTCATAAAGAAAATGGAAAATTGATAGAGTTTGCAGGTTTTGAAATGCCTGTTTGGTATAAAGGAATAATTCAAGAATGTTTAGCTGTTAGAAATGCTGCTGGAATTTTTGATGTATCCCATATGGGGAGAGCTTTTATTTATGGTGAAGAGGATGAAGAGTTCTTAAATTATTTAACTCCAATCGATGTTTCGATGCTTAAGCCTGGTATAGGCCATTACTCAGTTATGTGCAATGAGCAAGGCGGTATAATAGATGACTTAATACTGCTTAAATTAGAAGACAAGTTCTTAATGGTTTTTAACGCTAGTAACAGAGTAAAGGATTTATCTTGGATGCAAAAGCAAACAGAAGGATTTAAGGTTAAAATTGATCATGTCTCAGAGCAAATAGCGATGTTTGCTATTCAAGGTCCTAAAGCTAGAGAAATTGTTCAAAAAATAGCTAAAGAAAATGTTTATGAAATTCCTAGATTTGGAGTTGGAGAGTTAACTTTAAATGGTGTTAAATGCTTTGCTTCAGGAACAGGTTATACAGGAGAAGATGGATTTGAAATTTTTGTTTTAGATGCTTCAATTGAAAAGCCTCAAAACGCTTTTAAAGTTTGGAATTCTTTATTAAAGGCTGGAGAAAGCTTTGGATTAGAGCCATGTGGTTTAGGTTCACGAGATGTTTTAAGGCTTGAAGCTGGAATGTGCCTTTATGGAAGCGATATTGATGAGTCGACGACGCCTTTTGAAGCTAAAATTTCTTGGGTAGTGAAATTAAATAAGAAAAGCAACTTTATAGGTAGAAAAGTTTTAGAAAAACAAAAGGCTGAAGGAATAAAAAGATGCAGAATCGGGTTAAAGCTTAAAGATAAAGGCATCCCCAGGCATGGGTATGAAATTTTAAAGGATAATGAAATTATTGGTAAGGTTACTAGCGGAACTTTATCCCCAATATTAAATATCGGAGTGGCTATGGGTTATGTGCCTGTTGAATACGCTAATATAGGGGAAGCTTTGCAGATAAAAATTAGAGACAAGCTTGTTGATGCTGAAGTAGTGAATATACCATTTTATGATACAGCTAAATATGGATGGAAAAGAGAAAAGTAA
- a CDS encoding CDP-2,3-bis-(O-geranylgeranyl)-sn-glycerol synthase gives MLIEMNKYFFSALTFILPAYIANASPVVFHGKKPIDFNKKFIDGKRVFGSNKTIEGFIGGFICGLLTALIESLISGKNLLFSGALIALGALLGDLFGAFIKRRMNLSPGFPLPFMDQLDFIYGALLASYPVFKLSLNALFFIFLLTPPLHLLTNSVAYLLKLKKFWW, from the coding sequence ATGCTAATAGAGATGAATAAATATTTTTTTTCAGCTTTAACCTTTATTTTACCAGCTTATATAGCTAACGCTAGTCCAGTAGTTTTTCATGGGAAAAAACCTATAGACTTCAATAAAAAATTTATTGATGGAAAAAGGGTTTTCGGCTCTAATAAAACAATTGAAGGTTTTATCGGAGGTTTTATATGCGGTTTATTAACAGCGTTAATTGAAAGCTTAATTTCAGGTAAAAACCTTCTTTTTAGTGGAGCTTTAATTGCTTTAGGAGCTTTACTAGGAGATCTTTTTGGAGCATTTATTAAAAGAAGGATGAATTTATCTCCAGGTTTCCCCCTTCCATTTATGGATCAACTAGACTTTATTTATGGAGCGCTTCTCGCTTCTTACCCTGTTTTCAAATTAAGCTTAAACGCTTTATTTTTTATCTTCTTATTAACCCCTCCATTACACTTACTTACTAATAGTGTAGCATACTTATTGAAGTTAAAGAAGTTCTGGTGGTAA
- a CDS encoding AAA family ATPase: MALKPKFISTKSLSLNKLLNGGFALKELTLIYGEASTGKTTLVLQTAIEAAKTQWKTIYIDVDLSFTPQRFIQIAGLNKSEASSNIFVFSPRSFLEQTCIIENLENYLSKSFALIIVDSITTLYRLEASTLEERFTLNRALNRQLAYLAELAKKHELTVLLTSQVHSLLNYAGIEPIAKRALLHWCGTIIKLRNLTEGFKEAIIERLNFKEEFNLKCRLKLAREGLIDANRDE; encoded by the coding sequence ATAGCGTTAAAGCCTAAATTTATTTCTACTAAATCTCTTTCTCTTAATAAATTATTAAATGGGGGTTTCGCTTTAAAAGAATTAACCTTAATTTATGGGGAAGCTTCAACTGGAAAAACTACTTTAGTTCTTCAAACAGCTATTGAAGCTGCTAAAACTCAATGGAAAACTATTTATATAGATGTAGATTTATCTTTTACTCCTCAAAGATTTATTCAAATAGCTGGTTTAAATAAGAGTGAAGCTTCATCTAACATATTTGTTTTTTCTCCAAGAAGTTTTCTAGAGCAAACATGTATAATAGAGAATTTAGAAAATTATTTATCTAAATCATTTGCGTTAATCATTGTTGATTCAATTACGACGCTATATAGATTAGAAGCTTCAACTTTAGAAGAACGCTTTACTTTAAATCGCGCTTTAAATAGACAATTGGCTTATTTAGCTGAATTAGCTAAAAAACATGAGTTAACCGTGCTTTTAACTAGTCAAGTTCACAGCTTATTAAACTATGCTGGTATAGAGCCTATAGCTAAGCGAGCACTTCTCCATTGGTGTGGAACAATAATTAAGTTAAGAAATCTTACAGAAGGCTTTAAAGAAGCTATTATTGAACGGTTAAATTTTAAAGAAGAATTTAATCTTAAATGCAGGTTAAAGCTTGCGAGAGAGGGGTTAATCGATGCTAATAGAGATGAATAA
- a CDS encoding NAD(+)/NADH kinase, whose translation MFKKIGIVSRLDVEEALKLSNEALKFISKKGIEVILEDELSKALGLNSGTPLNKLEADLILTIGGDGTILKTCMNIPNPETPILPIDMGRRGYLTEVPPEHTIDAIEECLAGKYKIEEHSKLSVFHDENFLVDGLNEALITSKMPLKPLNFDVSAGSYRLIEIRADGLIVATPTGSTAHAFSAGGPILETNLEAFDLVFICPLKPIRSIVISDKIDVSIKLSNEKLEAVLVVDGCYIKELSLNSKVLVKKSKHKALFIRFETRFLSRRLSRLVSRM comes from the coding sequence ATGTTTAAAAAAATTGGGATAGTTTCAAGGTTAGATGTTGAAGAAGCGTTAAAGCTTTCAAATGAAGCTTTAAAATTTATCTCAAAAAAAGGAATTGAAGTTATTTTAGAAGATGAATTATCTAAAGCTTTAGGGTTAAATTCTGGAACACCGCTTAATAAACTGGAAGCAGATTTAATTTTAACTATTGGAGGCGATGGAACAATATTAAAAACATGCATGAATATTCCTAACCCTGAAACACCGATATTGCCGATAGATATGGGTAGAAGAGGATACTTAACTGAGGTGCCTCCAGAGCATACAATTGATGCGATTGAAGAATGCTTAGCTGGAAAATATAAAATAGAGGAGCATTCAAAGCTTTCAGTTTTCCATGATGAAAATTTTTTAGTGGATGGGTTAAATGAAGCTTTAATAACATCTAAAATGCCTTTAAAACCTCTTAACTTTGATGTTTCAGCAGGAAGCTATAGGCTTATAGAAATTAGAGCTGATGGATTAATAGTGGCTACTCCAACAGGTTCAACTGCTCATGCTTTTTCAGCTGGAGGACCAATTTTAGAAACAAATCTTGAAGCTTTTGATCTAGTTTTCATATGTCCTCTTAAACCTATAAGATCGATAGTTATTTCGGATAAAATAGATGTAAGCATTAAACTTTCAAACGAAAAACTTGAAGCAGTATTAGTGGTTGATGGATGTTATATAAAAGAGCTTTCGCTTAACTCTAAAGTCTTAGTGAAAAAATCTAAGCATAAAGCCTTATTTATAAGATTTGAAACAAGATTTTTATCTAGAAGATTATCTAGATTAGTTTCTAGAATGTAA
- a CDS encoding NOB1 family endonuclease, giving the protein MPKKILILDTSAFLAGFDLSLINFQAISTPLVIKELPKKGSIALKVKALQEIGKLIIKEPSKAFEKKAYEAAAKIGDKIALSKTDLQLLALAFEVKSNNFTPIILTDDYAIQNVACFLKINFSSIATFGISKALNWIVYCPACFKEYKSFTKLTCDVCGTKLKRKAKKANPF; this is encoded by the coding sequence ATGCCTAAAAAAATTTTGATTCTAGATACTTCAGCATTTTTAGCTGGCTTCGATTTATCTTTAATAAATTTTCAAGCGATTTCTACGCCTTTAGTTATTAAAGAGCTGCCTAAGAAAGGCTCTATAGCTTTAAAAGTTAAAGCTTTACAGGAAATTGGAAAATTAATTATTAAAGAGCCTAGCAAAGCATTTGAAAAGAAAGCTTATGAAGCTGCAGCTAAAATTGGAGATAAAATTGCGCTTTCTAAAACTGACTTACAATTATTAGCTTTAGCATTCGAGGTAAAAAGCAATAATTTTACACCAATCATATTAACTGATGATTATGCAATTCAGAATGTAGCTTGCTTTCTTAAAATAAACTTCTCTTCAATAGCTACTTTTGGCATCTCTAAAGCGTTAAACTGGATTGTTTATTGTCCAGCATGCTTTAAAGAATATAAAAGCTTCACCAAGTTAACTTGTGATGTATGCGGAACAAAATTAAAGCGAAAAGCTAAGAAAGCTAACCCTTTCTAA
- a CDS encoding methyltransferase domain-containing protein, translating to MSLIDIFSRIYRFSSDVIKSLERVYQNDLEKVLQALKMPGKRYYFRVNTLKADLNEVFRSLRNKGFQVEMDENISEAFYVTVEGPFNIPFFNKRLVVDKFTAEAVLQGAHVYAPGIINCKGIKIGDEVTIVDEFGQEVGSGVARMNETQILQFRKGLAIQLLYPKYKIPSFRETEEYKKGLIYPQSFPAILTSRILEPKPGEKILDVCCAPGGKLSHIVQLMKNKGLVIGVDRNKKKIETTMKNLNCLNCKIATLIIHDSRYIDVDFPSLKVDKCLVDPPCSALGVTPKVFDFTSIKEILNLSNYQKQFIKSASKILKPNGILVYSICTMTIEECEEIAKFAEEECSLKIESQNFFFGSHGINIFLNTEKLQRFHPHMHGLGYFIAKFRKG from the coding sequence ATGTCGTTAATTGATATTTTTTCAAGAATTTATAGGTTTTCTAGCGATGTTATTAAGAGTTTAGAAAGGGTTTATCAAAATGATTTAGAGAAAGTTCTTCAAGCTCTTAAAATGCCTGGGAAAAGATATTATTTTAGGGTAAATACTTTAAAAGCTGATTTAAATGAGGTTTTTAGAAGCTTAAGAAATAAAGGTTTTCAAGTTGAAATGGATGAGAATATTTCTGAAGCTTTTTATGTCACTGTTGAAGGCCCATTTAATATTCCATTTTTTAATAAACGTTTAGTTGTTGATAAATTTACTGCAGAAGCTGTTTTGCAAGGTGCTCATGTATATGCGCCGGGAATTATAAATTGTAAAGGAATAAAAATAGGAGATGAAGTTACGATTGTTGATGAGTTTGGTCAAGAGGTGGGAAGTGGAGTAGCTAGAATGAATGAAACTCAAATTCTTCAATTCAGAAAAGGGTTAGCTATTCAACTGCTTTATCCAAAATATAAAATCCCAAGTTTTAGAGAAACTGAAGAATATAAAAAAGGTTTGATTTATCCTCAATCTTTTCCAGCAATTTTAACAAGCAGAATTCTTGAACCTAAGCCTGGGGAAAAAATTTTGGATGTTTGCTGCGCGCCAGGAGGGAAGCTTTCTCATATAGTTCAATTAATGAAGAATAAAGGTTTAGTTATAGGTGTTGATAGAAATAAAAAGAAAATAGAAACCACTATGAAAAATTTAAACTGTTTAAACTGTAAAATTGCAACTTTAATTATTCATGATTCAAGATATATTGATGTGGATTTTCCATCTTTAAAAGTTGATAAATGCTTAGTTGATCCTCCTTGCAGTGCTTTAGGTGTTACACCTAAAGTTTTTGACTTCACATCTATAAAAGAAATCTTAAATTTATCTAATTATCAAAAGCAATTCATTAAATCCGCCTCTAAAATTCTTAAACCTAACGGTATTTTAGTTTATAGTATATGCACAATGACTATTGAAGAATGCGAAGAAATAGCAAAGTTTGCTGAAGAAGAGTGCTCATTAAAAATTGAATCTCAAAATTTTTTCTTTGGATCCCATGGAATTAACATTTTTTTAAATACTGAAAAACTTCAACGTTTTCATCCTCATATGCATGGTTTAGGATATTTTATAGCTAAATTTAGAAAGGGTTAG
- a CDS encoding metallophosphoesterase, with protein MIIGIISDTHDRIPFIIKAVEKLNAEKVDLVLHCGDYCAPFAVAPFKNLTAKMIGVYGNNDAEKELLRNAFLSIGKEVKGSFTKLDINGFKIAMLHGENEDLLDAIIECGFFNLVVYGHTHKVDISEVRKTLVVNPGEICGYLTGESSLALFNIEGKSVNIIKL; from the coding sequence GTGATTATTGGAATAATTTCAGATACTCATGATAGGATACCATTCATAATTAAAGCTGTAGAGAAATTGAATGCTGAAAAAGTTGATTTAGTTTTGCATTGTGGAGATTACTGTGCGCCTTTCGCAGTTGCTCCATTCAAAAATTTAACTGCTAAAATGATTGGCGTATATGGAAATAACGATGCTGAAAAAGAGTTGTTAAGGAATGCTTTTTTAAGCATTGGGAAAGAGGTTAAAGGAAGCTTTACTAAATTAGATATTAATGGGTTTAAAATCGCTATGCTTCATGGAGAAAATGAAGATCTTTTAGATGCGATTATTGAATGCGGCTTTTTTAATTTAGTAGTTTACGGTCATACTCATAAGGTAGATATAAGTGAAGTTAGAAAAACTTTAGTTGTGAACCCTGGGGAAATATGCGGTTATTTAACTGGTGAATCTTCTTTAGCTTTATTTAATATAGAAGGAAAAAGCGTGAATATAATTAAATTGTAG
- a CDS encoding molybdenum cofactor biosynthesis protein MoaE encodes MDSFLVSKKSVSLKNLVKFIKECEKTGEDGAIGIFLGIVRGKTHQKEKVAYLEFEAYKEKAEESFKKIAEEAKNQYEISNILIHHVVGQVKVGERIMMIAVSGKARKDVFPALKEVVERVKKEAPLWKKETLKDGRSYWIEYKP; translated from the coding sequence TTGGATAGCTTTCTTGTTTCAAAAAAAAGCGTATCGCTTAAAAATTTGGTGAAATTCATTAAAGAATGCGAAAAAACTGGTGAAGATGGAGCTATTGGCATTTTTCTTGGAATAGTAAGAGGAAAAACTCACCAAAAAGAAAAAGTGGCATATTTAGAATTTGAAGCATATAAAGAGAAAGCGGAGGAATCATTTAAAAAAATAGCTGAAGAAGCTAAAAACCAATACGAAATCAGCAATATTTTAATTCATCATGTCGTAGGGCAAGTTAAAGTTGGAGAAAGAATAATGATGATTGCGGTTTCAGGGAAGGCTAGAAAAGATGTTTTTCCAGCTTTAAAGGAAGTTGTTGAGAGAGTAAAAAAAGAAGCTCCCTTATGGAAGAAGGAAACTCTAAAAGATGGAAGATCTTATTGGATAGAATATAAACCTTAA